The following DNA comes from Babylonia areolata isolate BAREFJ2019XMU chromosome 31, ASM4173473v1, whole genome shotgun sequence.
AGCCTGACGCAGTTTCACTGACGTCACGATCGTGGTTGAcgtcaccaccacaatcaccacccccGGCAACCCAGCGCCGTACACGAACACGTCCAAGAAATCCACCAGCTTCTTGTGACGGTAGTAGAACTCGCTCCCTATCGCCGTCATGATCACGGCTTCGCTTATCGGGTCATAGGCGCACACGATGTAGTAGCGAGTGACCACAACAAAGTAGAcgccgatgacgacgacgaagacagcgatgatgatgtaggtggtggtggatgtgcgGAGGACGGTGTGGgagcggagggggtggaggatacagAAGCATCTCTCACTGGCGATGATGGCGGACAGTACCTGGGACACCCAGGTGAGGCCGTAGAACCCCAGGAGCTGGTggttggtcatccactgcatgaCGGGACCGTAACTGCAACACACAAGGTGAGTgggccccgaaaacggagtatggctgtctacatgtaGCTGTGTACCCAAGTGGTATATAAGGGAATGGACaatacaaaagaactaactgaataatgattgaattaaaggatagacaagaatccccacacacaggccaggaacatatagaggccagtcacaaaagggtttttctattgtttattTCAATAATAGTTATCTagaagttgagaagaagaagagataaggagaagagataacagtgcctggaatgacacaatcaaacaaatgtcattaaacacaacatgtcagcacaagtgaatagtaaagcacatatatacatattacatggaaagactaccacttggtttggATAAGCaacacataagataagataatgcatatgtgtgaagactgaacactgacatcaaatgacatttctaatacatttaaatagtgcagttaaagtgattgaagctatgctgatttagtgaaagtacactgacagtatagattaggtaaagcttacacagtgtcaaagtgactcaaatgaattagtttatcatgtagcactatactggagtaagccgtataggagagggcatgataactaatttacaattaacagactgatacataccagctggttttaaccaataactgatatttatccaacactatcttgtaatctcgacagaatactacacacatcttagagtaatgagaatcagtgaaacactgtggCATCATAACTGATATCatcatgtgaaataatacatgaataataaaaaagataGAATCAGTGACTTTGATATAATGCTGGCAAACTGACATAATAAATAGCAAACAGTGCACAACACAGAAGATGGGAAAAACTGTCATGGCTTAAACATtgagtggtgaatgaacttacacaagttatccagtTGCACCAAAGCTAAATATCAatatagctaagcttgtgctcaacatttaaatctcctccacccAAGCAGGACAAGGAACATAACCTTCATCCGTGACAGCAGATCAGAAAGAATGCGTCTCCCACTAGAACATTctccaacaaactatcagtgtccagagacgtcactgactgtgacgttaagaagaatcaaatggaatactgctaccaGCATATGATGACATGGTGATTTTCTAGATCAgtcatagctgagctgtgactacatgtcaatgcaataactgaacaaagcaaaaactgaacatactcatatggaTACAAGTACTGTATCGAAggatacaatttacaaatcatcagcacattctacacactgtacttacagtgatacatagcattgtgggaacacacacacaacacacactgcttgcgacacagcaagagagagagagagcggctctagtcagatgactgaccaggtagaaagtgaccactgatcacccactccatctctttatgcaagttaagcagacTGCAAAGACAATTGCGTGGGCTGCGAAACAGATCAgctcaaatcaggccaaatctgatAAGAActgtgtttgtgacaaggtgatcagtgatagatttctaaatgattcctgaaccgatttacatcggataggtcacaaaagaaagagctctacacctactttctaatgagtacaaATTGAAGTGTAGATTATTtatgatgaatttataatcttagtTTAAGTCACATGagaagggtcagttttagcgagctcatcgctgaaacttacaaactgcgttaaatcagtttgatgtaggcaaacataaatgaaatggatttaaagatggaattgcgatgattctgccagtatataatacttgtagtttgcTGATCTGacgaaagagatattaattaaatacgcctGTATCACAAACACAAGTGGCCAGCACACCCAATCGTTGTCGTGAAACCAGGACAAAATGATGCAAGCTTAGcatcagctgaaatctttagattGACAAACAATTTAACTAAAATCAAGTAAGCTTCtagctgattaaagtgtgtgtgtgagcacaacaAATATTtcagtgaatgatacagagagTTGATtcaatagatgtttagagaataggtttagaatgggctttgcatcaaaccgggaatagcgtcacacattctgcgcaagCCGTTTGAAGACTGacaagttagttgcgaaaacagCGTCTGCTATAGCTGATGTGTAaagcagtttttgaagcaagcagagcacttggttacataaacagataaacaaaacggtcatacatgtaggATATTACATCTGAGTGTGTACGGATGCGtgcctgaatgacacaggaaacgaatgatgagcgtccagtggcagtcgtcagttggctctgcccaggtaggcagcctgttgtgcaaatgactctgtgtttgtaaagcgcctagagcttgctatatgaccgaggataggcgctttataagcatccatatcattcatctttCATTGAGTTATGATTTACACGACATGTTTTTCAAGTCTAACCCTAGCACGTCACAATGTAAACAAaatgcaaagccttcaagactcacttgtgctttgcgctttattcagtaaaggaatcacgtgaagaaaaaaaagagatgggaaaaatcgtgaaaaaattgttctgtatcaattatgatatataaaataagcttgaaCATAACTTTGGAACGCTAAATGGaaccttcccacccctcctctctctctctctctctcactctctctctagcgcatgaacaaactattcgaaacttatcaatttatctgtataaatcgtttaagctccgatctgttcttatgtcttagtgtatccagtaacgactgcatacggacgatgtgtataacgtaactgagcgttattagccacgcatgtaagagttattatttagcgtatatcatatatcatttaggtgtataaatgtcaactgaatacaatatgtttcatgatgtgtattatgtattactaaggtgagggcatATTACTTATAAATaaggtatgatatatttatgttatctgaacgaatgtcatttttcaatgcacgatgcgatgtctatgaagaatttgtgacaccctttcataaggggcaatggcctataaatgaataaaccattcattcattcattctctctctctttaatacacagaaggaaacaaactgaagtcttttttttctaattcacacacacacacacacacacacacacacacacacacacacacacaaatgaataaccCAAATTCATCTCGCCCACAACTGAGCCAGACTTACATGTCCCTGGTGGTAAACTGTAGATGCAGCTGTTCCCCATACCACAGCATATTACACAGAAGGTACAGCGCGTCCGCTAAGGACAGAGCGAACAGACACACGTTGATTCGCTCCTTGAGACCTTGCCTGtagaacaccgccatgttgatgacgttggcGGGCACACCAATCAGAAACAGGATTGGCAGAAAGACCACGTCCTTCAGGCGACGAATCAGATCCTCTGTCTGAAAGCTGATGAGGTTGTCCGGGTTGTTCCAGGGCACGAAGTCTTGGAACTGGAGCATGAAGCATTCTGATGAGGTGACACtggtgttgggtgggtgaggggcgGATGTGTTTAGGGCCGTAGAGTTTTGGGTAGTCATCAgttctggggttgttgtttttttttttttttttttttttcagatctgggGAGAACAAAAACACGAAATAAAGTACATGAGGCATggtcatctttctgtctgtcagtttgtcagcttgttgctgtctgtcacctctatgtctccgtctcttgtctctgtctcgccctccagcccccccccccccctctctctctctctctttctccctctttgtcccccaaaaaccccctaagaaataagaagaaatttaagaaaaactgaaaaatttACAAATCTATTGGTTAAAAAATCTACCTTTAAAAACTAAACATAATTCCAAACTATCTGAAATGCGGAATATGTGGGGGGtaagaatggaaaacacacacagacgcacgcgcgcgcgcgcgcacacacacacacacacacacacacacacacacatgcaggcactcagggcaacaatgCAAGTATGATAACAAAGtgagcaattaaaaaaaacacctacttTGTTTAGAAGAAATACTCAATGGATGGGTCAGTTTCAGCCACGCAAAAGCTGAATGTAAATCAACgttcagcacgcacttagcgcactgaaaaagaacccatgacaacgcgagcgttgtcccctggcaaaattctgcagaaaaaatccactcggacaagtacacaaatatatattcttGCACTCGAGGCCCACCAAAGTGCGTTAtgtgatgctgctggtcaggcatctgcctagcagatgtggtgcagcgtatgtggatttgtccgaacgcagtgacgcctccttgataaactgaaactgtaaatcaCAGACATGCCAACAAAAGCTAGATGCGTTTCTCCAGAGAAATGATATGACATGAAAGTCAGAAATATAGAATACGAACAGCAGTGTTGTGTCAGTGCAGAAAAGCGTTCAAAACAGACAGTGCCGTGACAAgatatgattttttaaaatatatttttttctttgcatgTCGCAGTTTAAACCACCATGGAACCATTTCAAAACATGAACACAGAGGGTGAGAACGGTCAATATCTTTCACTTTCCACTTCAGTGCTTACAAGGAGAGTTgctttgtgtcattgtgtcaatGTTTGGCCAGCGATGTTCGTAATTCCAGCTAGCCGTCCTCAGTTTTCATGCTAGTAATAGCATACcaaacgttaactcactcagtacggccagtcctctcttctcctctacacagacccctcggatgtccagtgggtgtctgaatgacctaacctttagcttccgtcgtcagaattgtggtattctttgtcaacattcacctcttcagtataagagccttccgcttgtaatattttgatggtggtaattggggtgaaacgctgttaacgtcgtctctttcgccgttcgtatggagagagttaaaaatcctTTCAATAAGACGTTTTGAATTTTTCTGCAGTATCTCTTGACTGACACCGAACACCCGAAGAAGTCGTCAGTTTCCAgcacagataaatgaatacagttgaatacaatgtaatacaatgcgatgcagtgtaacacaatacaatacaataacaatacaatacaatacagtacagtacagtacaattcattTCAATGCAGTATAGCACAGtgcaatgaaataaaatgttgtGACACCTTCCCATACTCATTCCCAATTCACCTGAATGTCGACTGACACTTACAAACTCTTAACTGTATCTGGGATGCGTTCTCACCTTAAAACAATGAGGCACTGGACATAACTGAAGAAAAATACAGATCTAAATGGAGATTTTTGTGCTGCTACAGCCAATTAGcaaactctgtgtctgtctctctgtttgtctgcatgtctgtctccatctaaCTCACCCAGTCTCACTgtatatgtgtctgcgtgtgccaACGCGTATGGgcgagcgcgtgcgcacgcgcgtgtgtgtatctatgtgcgcacacatgcatctGTTGTTGGATGTATTTTTTTGTgagtctgtgcatgtttgtgcacacaGGTGAATGTAAGCATGTaagcacgcgtgcatgtgtgtgtgtgtgtgtgtgtgtgtgtgtgtgtgtgtgtgtgtgtgtgtgtgtgtgtgtgcatgtgtgtgtgtgtgtgtgcacatgtacgtgattgtctgggttttttttagcctgtgtgtgtctgaatgtgtgcctGCGCAAATGAAAGTATGTGCGTTCGCATTTGTACATGTGGGTGGGtatgaacgtgcgtgcgtgcgtgcgtgtgtgtgtgtgtgtgtgtgtgtgtgtgtgtgtgtgtgtgtgtgtgtgtgtgtgcgcgcgcgcgcgcgtgtgtggtgtgatgtgtgtgtgtgtgtgtgtgcgcgtgcgtgtgcgtgtgtgtaagagtgagagagagagagagggagaagagagagacacagagagagagaggatgtatgtgtgtgggtgtgggtgtgtttgtatacCCGCGcgcgagagtgcgtgtgtgtgtgtgtgtgtgtgtgtgtgtgtgtgtgtgtgtagatatactaagtggagagagagagagagagagagagagagagagaagaacaatggAGATGATTCACTGCGAAATGCAATTAGCGGGTATACAAGGTAAATTATTCGACATAATCCATAAACGTCCTTTGTGAAAAGAAAGCTGCTCGCGGTAAGTGAGTGATGAATGATTGTATTTAACGGGAGCGCTTGCTTGTTTTAACTGTATCTCTTTCTTTTACTGAGGTGCGTTATAGCTAACCCATCTCCGGAGACCTTTGGAATAACAGTACTTGAATTCATAGACTATGTGTTTTGTTTCACCTTAAAATCTTATTCATCTGATTcgattttatctattttatttcgcTTTTAAATCTTATGCATTTACTTTGATTCTATTTCGTTAATAATTCATGATAGCTTATCAGCTTGTGTTACTGCTGCCTGTTTCATTTTAAGGTATCTTGTTGTTCATTTCAATGTCTGTTGTATACTTTgtgggcgggaggagggagggctaTACTATTACTAGGTATTCATTAATATCGATTagaatattatttgtatttgtatcctCTGTCCTGTTTCTGTTCTACTCTTAatccttattgtattgtattgtattgtattgtatttctttttatcacaacagatttctctgtgtgaaattcgggctgctttccccagggagagcgcgtcgctacaatacagcgccacccatttttttttttttttttgtattttttcctgcgtgcagtttgattttgttttttcctatcgaagtggatttttctacagaattttgccaggaacaacccttttgttgccgtcggttcttttacgtgcgctaagtgcatgctgcacacgggacctcggtttatcgtctcatccgaataactagcgtccagaccaccactcaaggtctagtggagagggagaaaatatcgacggccgagccgtgattcgaaccagcgcgctcagattctctcgcttcctaggcggacgcgttacctctaggccatcactccattaataCAATTAATATTGACGTTTTGCACCATGTTTTATCTGTGTTAGACAATTGCAGTGAAAATATGACTAAATTAATCAAAATGATAAGTAATAGCTTTTACCGCTAATGTCGCATTTCAGCCCCAGCCTGGTGGAACACCCGTGTCACTGAAATGCGACCACATCGCGGGTCTGTTAtctccatgaacctactgctcttaatttccGGTGTCATGATAGGCCATATATttcctacacatcacaggggaatcccccccccccccagctgttcttaaacaccatcttttctgtgtttacaacACATGgcaattttgcactctaaattgactggtggtgaaagggattACATTacactttgataaaaaaaaacaaccctgtgcAGAAGGGCTTGTTCAGGTTGATAGTCATTCTTTTAtgttttatgttattgttgtaGGTGTTATCCTTTTAATCAATGGACAAATATTATTGTTCACCACctgcccagccccccccccctttccccgtctccccccccccacacacacacatccagctctgtctgtttctcccttaaccccctcccctctttctctctttctctctctctctcctcttctctcagtattcgtaaactatgcatttatatatttaatgccctgaagatacgacaggaattctgtgacaacaatgatgaaagttagaattaatttactatgcacgagaagcacttttgttctacaggttaagttagtacgtattttacattttgttgtggctgagtgatcaccatattgtgtacttttgacctctttctaggggccggaggcctggagattaaagttttgttcttgttctcctcttctctccctctttcagtcaATAGTATTTAGATGATGTTATAACGCTATTTGAAGAAATCTTATTCACcagtttcagctttttttttcttctgtttctgttctgtgaTAAATGTTATAACAACCAGCTTCATTGCTGTAGTCACTGGTTGTGTTGTGACGTTGCATATTTGTTAGTGCTGTTCTTACAGATGTTTTCAGTATCGTTCTGATTATCATTACAAGTAgtatagtagtcgtagtagtagtagtagtagcattgttgTTCTTcgtattatcactatcattatttctgttgatgttgttgttattgcctccttttttttcctttttttttttttttaaagaataagatAGAGCGATATCAGGAATGAGAGCACTGCAGCGCACTTCAGCCTTATTGCGACAACTTGACTTGCACAATTTAGGTCAAAGTTTGCAAAAAGTCCACCTTGGTTGAGCCGGTTCCGCTTTGCTCTCACAGAGAGGCTATAACCTAGGTTGAGCCTGTTCCGCTTTGCTCTCACAGAGAGGCTATAACCTAGGTTGATCCTGTTCCGCTTTGCTCTCACAGAGAGGCTATAACCTAGGTTGACCTTGTTCCGCTTTGCTCTCACAGAGAGGCTATGACCTAGGTTGACCCTGTTTCGCTTTGCTCTCACAGAGAGGCTATAACCTAGGTTGACCTTGTTCCGCTTTGCTCTCGCAGAGAGGCTATGACCTAGGTTGACCCTGTTCCGCTTTGCTCTCACAGAGAGGCTATAACCTAGGTTGTGCGCGCAATTCACCTCTCTGTGAAGGCTCCACGGTGTGGGTTCACTCTACCTTGCTGGTCGTCACACCCCAGATGGGAATCTCACTCTACCGATGAAACGAAAGTGTGGAGAGGCCCAGAGGTGCTTCAAGCACAGTAACTGACGGTGTATGAACAAAGAGATACAACCTAGGTTTGTGCGCACAACTCTCTCTTTGCCATACACCAACAGCCAGGCCGCGAAACCCACTGAGCGCCAGGCAGGGCCCAACAGCGTTATTTGGAATCTGTATCTGTAACTGGCGATAGCATGggttatttaactcactcagtacggccagtcctctcttctcctctacacagacccctcggatgtacagtgggtgtctgaatgacccaacctttagcttccgtcgtcagaattgtggtgttctttgtcaacattcacctcttcagtataagagccttccgcttgcaatattttgatgatggtaattgagatgaaacgctgttagcgtcgtctctttcgccgttcgtatggagagagttaactactgATGTGCTGTaatagagtctcccgtcggaccgacggacgagtaggcaggcaggcttatctgtccgtgtgtgtcctcatatgggagcgttccgacattagcctggttgcctgaccagcacaggtgactttttttttttttttttttagtgaggaggagttttgcagcagtcccttccccactctctcgcctaccgacgctcacagtaccacaggtgcagatactgccacgtgtaggacggcctcgtcaggtgcaggttttttcttcggagttccgtctccgaGGAagatttccagccaaggataagagctctctccctgccctttggtcatcctcttccgccttcacagccattgggaaaggtttcctcctccgcctggtccgtcgttgggtgacttcacatgcggcaggtagtactgggttacatggtaccagtagcaagggccaTGCCCCTGACCCGACAGCAAACTGGTGTACACTAACATGTTAAAAGAAATGGAATTATTTTATGAACAGAAGAAACGATCAGTAAGAAAACATACTAGTGCTTTTTAGActtacaaacaaaaataataacgatCGGCGGATCAGACACGTTCTCCAAGCAGTGCACACTGGAGGTGCATCACCTCTTTGATCAAGGACGACATTCCAGAAACAAGAGGAGCAGCCTTTATGGCTCATGTTGTGATTCCCGCTGCACAATATCAacacaaatcaaaagaaaacgtCGACAGTGCATGGGGGGAGCACCAGGACAGcatcaggcgttggacttgtgattctGTGTTCACAAATGATCCGAGTTCGAGGCCTGGattcgacatggtgttgtgtcctcacgaaaggcttttttttttttttttttgtgtgtgtgtgtgtgtgtgtgtgtgtgtgtgtgtgtgtgtgttttgctgccccatctgcaccgttcagtggcattatttccacgccgctcattccgagtccaccgtacacggccacacctggcttcgtctgtcacagtccttcttcttcttctgcgttcactcgtatgagcacgagcgggcttttacgtgtatgactgtttttaccccgccatgtaggcagccatactccgttttcgggggtgtgcatgctgggtatgttcttgtttccaataacccaccgaacgctgacatggattacaggatctttaacgtgcgtatttgatcttctgcttgcatatacacacgaagggggttcaggcactagcaggtctgcacatatgttgacctgggagatcgtaaaaatctccaccctttacccaccaggcgccgtcactgtgattcgaacccgggaccctcagattgacagtccaacgctttaaccacttggctattgcgcccgtctgtcccagtcccagtgccggcagtcctcagggaaccgTCGATGCTAGGTTGTCCGCCAGGAAGGCAGTTTATTTcagttttcttcactccacccaggtctgaGTGGGTACCTGGGttcagttggggaaggtaaaCGTGGCAGGACAGGATTTGGTCCCGCCTTCCTACACCCAGTCCTGGACCCAGTGAAAATGGATTCATTACCCCCACGGCCGCAAAAAGTGCTGTGTTTTGTGATTTtgttctgtggagtgatggcctagaggtaacgcgtccgcataggaagcgagagaatctgagcgcgctggttcgaatcacggttcagccgacgatattttctccccctccactagaccttgagtagtggtctggacgctagtcattcggatgagacgataaaccgaggtcccgtgtgcagcatgcacttagcgcacgtaaaagaaccgacggcaacaaaagggttgttcctggcaaaattctgtagaaaaatccacatcggtaggaaaaacaaataaaactgcacgcaggaaaaaaaaaaaaaaaaatgggtggcgctgtagtgtagcgacgcgttctccctggggagagcagcccgaatttcacacagagaaatctgttgtgatgaaaagaaacacaatacaatacaatacaatacaatacaatacaatacaataaggatTAAGAGTAGAACAGAAACAGGACAGAGGAAACATTTTGGGCTTCTTTATTATCTATACTATGTGCCCTTCAGTGACGTGCAATGTCATCATAATAATTTTAGAATGTGTGGAAAAATCTATTTCTCATATTTTGAAGTCAAATTTGTTGTTGACAGGCAaggtttccagagaaaatgaattagaAAAGAAATGCTGTTAAGGtttaccattcacacacacacacacacacacacacacacgcgcgcgcgcgcatctctctctctctctctctctatatatatatatatatatttgtgtgtgtgtgtgtgtgtgtgtgtgtgtgtgtgtgtgtgtgtgtgtgctatacagTCAGACAGTGGAAACACAggattattacatagactcattttgtgtGTAAAAAGTCCACAGGAAAGGAATAACAACCAGCCACAGTGTATTTGTGGAGGAAGCAAGTTCTGCagcacgtgaaaaaaaaatgtagtgacCGTCCTCGGCAAATTCACTGGGGGTGTCCTGTCTTATCTGCGTAACCAGCCAGAACTGTTTATCAAAGcaaaatgaatattaaaaaaagtgttcatgttaagAGTATGCCGATGTACATGTAGATGACTGATTTCTTGTAGAACATTGTGACAGCAGTGACCAAGGAACATGAACAGGCTGCTAATCGGAATGTTCACCATTTTTACAGCCAAGAAAATTGTGAAACAACCAAGGCAAGTGTCCTGTTACATCTACAGTCATATTTGATCAAAGGCTATCTTACAAGGCCCTTGTCAATGACTGATTGGCAATGTCCACAATGTTCCGgagtgagcagtgttcacaacaaggcatggaggttcactccatcagtcacacagaggtagtggaggggaagacatgTGAACACAGCTGACTGAATGTGTCATGGCTGAATCGGTCAGACCTTGcacttctgatccaatgttcaccagtgatcagggttcgaggccccgtttcggcatggt
Coding sequences within:
- the LOC143275762 gene encoding uncharacterized protein LOC143275762, which gives rise to MTTQNSTALNTSAPHPPNTSVTSSECFMLQFQDFVPWNNPDNLISFQTEDLIRRLKDVVFLPILFLIGVPANVINMAVFYRQGLKERINVCLFALSLADALYLLCNMLWYGEQLHLQFTTRDIYGPVMQWMTNHQLLGFYGLTWVSQVLSAIIASERCFCILHPLRSHTVLRTSTTTYIIIAVFVVVIGVYFVVVTRYYIVCAYDPISEAVIMTAIGSEFYYRHKKLVDFLDVFVYGAGLPGVVIVVVTSTTIVTGR